One window from the genome of Hyperolius riggenbachi isolate aHypRig1 chromosome 6, aHypRig1.pri, whole genome shotgun sequence encodes:
- the ARHGAP32 gene encoding rho GTPase-activating protein 32 isoform X13 — protein MIYILEECVSRKHGKLITFLRTFMKSRPSKQKLKQRGILRERVFGCDLGEHLLNSAQDAALYTAQSSLHSNSEASIQRSALNCHPRDEVLIPAVPQVLRSCTEFIEKYGIVDGIYRLSGIASNIQKLRHEFDSEQIPDLTKDVYIQDIHCVGSLCKLYFRELPNPLLTYQLYEKFSDAVSAATDEERLVKIHDVIQQLPPPHYRTLEFLMRHLSRLATYCSITNMHTKNLAIVWAPNLLRYGTVTPRSKQIESACFSGTAAFMEVRIQSVVVEFILNHVEVLFSPKLSSVIRDGAGHTSLSRPKSLLVSSPSTKLLSLEEAQARTQAQINSPVVADSKYIEVGEGPAALQGRFHTVIDFPSERKRPPPKMKKSPVGSWRSFFNLGKSSSSASMSKRKLTRNPSEPTEMKAMAMAGGRGDTGTMRSAKSEESLSSLHAADMESKLFRPRRPRSSSDALSASYNGDLRDGCNRCNSYDNLPHDQDSDGDEGLIHVPAIAMLSSRSHDDEDLSPPDIGVASLDFDPMSFQCSPPRLDREESESNMFLIDITTISSKEKVQMEAQTPASGTSSEHMSPFQERMISPFLTPNRSPSAEKIPKPPSFAEKVVQALSPKVGRKVVRSPPLTISDPVTVTVPNRVSEMFGGMQVTSGGLQSFSWNKDRATRDLAQTATSKSEGLGLLQLSVSTASESFGLMDSIVTSQWNSAGAETEDAASKVSPDPLYGICSTEQIYIDNSNHDFKISNVAGSSPSEEAELYGLQQNKSIPIVPTPPGACIMESPMDPATVTSVSIIPPPPPPKNVARMLALALAESAQQASTLKKPPYLQFMDLPLPPPPEEEPPPELPPLKPNSAPAVPPDINPAPTSSTTPSTNSSFSVTAIHYSPVRNHQPLPGQSPSAITPGLSPSSQVPGSIPPEDMPLPGPSEVNATFPTEAFTPPPPCDKPSPRPHLHQRSESFPSHPMHSTAPPAPPIRTMESRLATALHSNYNEAITASNYHSFLNTMMLPSSLEDALPRHNYSTHMKSESMLEQGACYRQPYQAQAKPDDKAEVGDSYRHAYLSSKPESTELGYRHPYPSQMEPENLNETYEAFLQHKPSVIPKTYRAETLHMQPYSSRCETPSSNSTLYGTYMAPAKSSGMPSTRTRNRPDYMGTLSPGLRNYSEDAPPYPTIRRVQSLHVPMQPPPPPVRTLPISRTEVPPDDEAAYCPRPVYQYKACQPFSPSSDYHVTQLQPYFENGRVHYRYSPYTGSTTYYSSDGTFYDMDPYSTLRLRQLHLYPSRDFASYTTRHQPKATYRSQGLAPYPRGSLREHNFISRDVPPSLPPDHPRPIHISWDMEDMDRYRLQSLKRENRTRPRSKGPVMSQYDNVTPSLVDDIAGLDVVHHRSRSDPGKTPGLLSVAESKDARYPVRTEGEERLAPPPPAYGNGHQEKPSLPQKQSGVSRNRLQHELNPELRTPPQQDPGHRQVSDGRNGPPFLPGEYNSKTLPMPSDHASYHSSSSKCNVNSQEPVKLNHKEMRLPEDKDQSLARPAESSHRDCYREDTAQFASAAAPPKPERSHSLRGHNSETLERDPAIFYPYQTLHSKLHSSISALSQYDNVADYHSIPHHRSTSQSTQNAFPLVHGRTYATALGQGAFLASELSMQRPEAKVHAE, from the exons aCATGAATTTGACTCCGAGCAGATTCCAGACCTGACTAAGGATGTCTACATTCAGGACATCCATTGTGTTGGTTCCCTCTGCAAACTCTACTTCAGAGAACTGCCAAACCCCCTGTTGACCTACCAGCTCTATGAGAAATTTTCT GATGCCGTCTCTGCTGCTACAGATGAGGAGAGACTTGTGAAAATCCATGATGTCATCCAGCAGTTGCCGCCTCCTCATTACCG GACGCTGGAGTTTCTAATGCGCCACTTGTCCCGGCTTGCAACCTACTGTTCTATCACCAATATGCACACCAAGAACCTGGCGATAGTCTGGGCACCCAACCTGCTCCGGTATGGGACCGTTACTCCCCG ATCCAAGCAGATTGAGTCAGCATGTTTTAGTGGAACGGCTGCCTTTATGGAGGTGCGCATCCAGTCAGTGGTGGTGGAATTCATTTTGAACCATGTGGAGGTGTTGTTCAGCCCAAAACTCAGCTCTGTAATACGTGATGGTGCAG GTCACACATCTCTATCTCGACCCAAGTCTCTCCTGGTTTCTTCACCATCCACAAAGCTCCTTAGCCTGGAAGAAGCTCAGGCACGAACGCAAGCACAAATTAACTCTCCTGTGGTGGCCGATAGTAAATATATAGAGGTTGGAGAAGGACCAGCTGCTCTTCAGGGCAGGTTTCACACAGTGATCGACTTTCCATCTGAAAG GAAAAGACCGCCTCCTAAGATGAAAAAGTCTCCAGTGGGTAGTTGGCGGTCTTTCTTTAACCTGGGAAAGTCCTCATCGTCCGCATCCATGTCCAAGAGGAAGCTGACCCGCAATCCCAGTGAGCCCACTGAGATGAAGGCTATGGCCATGGCAG GAGGAAGAGGTGACACAGGAACAATGCGCTCAGCTAAGAGTGAAGAATCACTGAGTTCTCTACATGCTGCCGATA TGGAATCCAAGCTTTTTCGCCCCCGGCGCCCTCGCTCCAGTAGTGATGCTTTGTCTGCTTCCTATAATGGGGATCTTCGGGATGGATGCAATCGTTGTAACTCATATGACAATCTACCCCATGATCAGGACAGTGATGGCGATGAAGGTCTTATTCATGTACCTGCAATTGCAATGCTGAGCTCTCGATCCCATGATGATGAAGATCTAAGTCCTCCTGACATTGGGGTTGCAAGCTTAGACTTTGATCCAATGTCTTTCCAGTGCAGTCCACCTAGACTGGACAGGGAAGAGTCTGAGAGTAACATGTTTCTTATAGACATCACTAcaatcagtagcaaagaaaaggttCAAATGGAAGCTCAAACACCTGCTAGTGGTACCAGCTCTGAACACATGTCCCCTTTCCAGGAGCGGATGATTAGCCCATTCCTAACACCCAACCGTAGCCCCAGTGCTGAGAAAAttccaaaacctccatcttttgCTGAGAAAGTTGTCCAAGCCCTGTCACCAAAGGTGGGGCGCAAAGTAGTCCGGTCTCCACCTTTAACCATCTCAGACCCGGTCACAGTCACAGTGCCTAACCGTGTATCTGAAATGTTTGGGGGTATGCAGGTTACAAGTGGAGGTCTTCAGTCTTTCTCTTGGAATAAGGATAGGGCTACCAGAGATCTTGCACAGACAGCTACATCCAAATCAGAAGGCCTTGGACTGCTCCAGCTCTCTGTATCAACCGCATCTGAATCTTTTGGACTAATGGACTCTATAGTCACATCTCAGTGGAACAGTGCTGGAGCTGAGACAGAAGATGCAGCAAGCAAAGTTTCACCTGACCCACTGTATGGTATATGTAGCACTGAACAAATATATATTGACAACAGCAACCACGACTTTAAAATTAGCAACGTAGCTGGATCATCTCCAAGTGAAGAGGCCGAATTATATGGATTACAGCAGAACAAGTCTATCCCCATTGTGCCTACACCACCAG GAGCATGCATTATGGAATCTCCGATGGATCCAGCCACTGTCACCAGTGTATCTATCATtccccctccacctcctccaaaaAATGTTGCCCGCATGCTTGCACTAGCATTGGCTGAGTCAGCCCAACAAGCTTCTACTCTGAAGAAACCACCCTACCTCCAGTTTATGGATTTACCACTGCCTCCACCTCCAGAAGAAGAGCCACCACCTGAGCTGCCACCACTGAAACCAAATTCAGCACCAGCTGTCCCCCCTGACATTAATCCGGCACCCACTTCATCAACCACCCCCAGCACCAATTCCTCCTTCTCAGTCACTGCCATCCACTACAGCCCAGTGAGAAATCACCAGCCACTGCCAGGACAGAGTCCATCAGCCATCACTCCGGGGCTAAGCCCTTCCAGCCAG GTGCCTGGATCTATCCCTCCTGAAGATATGCCACTACCTGGGCCTAGTGAAGTGAATGCCACCTTCCCTACTGAAGCCTTCACTCCTCCACCACCTTGTGATAAGCCCAGCCCAAGGCCTCATCTTCACCAGCGTTCAGAGTCTTTTCCTTCACACCCCATGCACAGCACTGCTCCACCAGCTCCGCCTATAAGAACCATGGAGAGTCGACTGGCCACTGCCCTGCATTCAAACTATAATGAGGCAATCACAGCTAGCAATTATCACTCCTTCCTAAACACAATGATGCTGCCATCTTCCCTGGAGGATGCACTACCAAGACACAACTATTCTACTCATATGAAGTCTGAGAGCATGTTAGAGCAGGGAGCTTGTTACAGACAACCTTATCAAGCCCAAGCTAAACCAGACGACAAGGCTGAAGTAGGAGATTCTTACCGACATGCTTATCTATCTAGTAAGCCAGAGAGCACAGAGCTTGGCTACCGGCATCCATATCCTTCACAGATGGAACCAGAGAATCTCAATGAAACATATGAGGCATTTCTGCAACATAAACCATCAGTAATTCCCAAGACCTATAGAGCTGAAACTCTACACATGCAGCCATATTCCTCCCGTTGTGAAACTCCCTCATCCAATTCCACCCTTTATGGCACCTACATGGCTCCAGCCAAATCATCAGGAATGCCGTCCACCCGCACACGGAATCGTCCTGATTATATGGGAACTCTAAGTCCAGGTCTACGCAATTACTCGGAGGATGCTCCCCCCTATCCCACTATACGACGGGTGCAGTCTCTGCATGTGCCTATGCAACCTCCACCACCTCCTGTACGCACACTTCCTATTTCCAGAACTGAAGTACCACCCGATGATGAGGCTGCTTACTGTCCTCGTCCAGTGTACCAGTACAAAGCATGCCAGCCGTTCAGCCCCTCATCAGATTATCATGTTACTCAGCTGCAGCCTTACTTTGAGAATGGAAGGGTACATTATCGTTACAGTCCCTACACAGGGAGCACAACTTATTATTCTTCTGATGGCACCTTCTATGATATGGATCCTTATAGCACCTTACGTTTACGTCAGCTTCACCTCTATCCAAGCCGAGATTTTGCTTCTTATACTACAAGACACCAGCCCAAGGCCACATATCGATCACAAGGTCTGGCTCCATATCCCAGGGGAAGCCTACGAGAGCACAACTTTATCAGCCGAGATGTGCCCCCTTCATTACCTCCTGATCACCCTCGGCCCATTCACATCTCCTGGGACATGGAAGATATGGACCGTTACAGGCTACAATCCTTAAAAAGGGAGAACAGAACACGACCTAGATCTAAAGGACCAGTCATGTCTCAGTATGACAATGTCACTCCATCTCTAGTGGATGATATTGCAGGGTTGGATGTAGTTCATCACAGAAGCCGCTCTGACCCAGGAAAGACTCCTGGCCTTCTAAGTGTTGCAGAATCAAAAGATGCCCGCTATCCAGTAAGAACAGAGGGAGAAGAGAGACTTGCACCACCTCCACCAGCCTATGGTAATGGGCATCAGGAAAAACCGTCTTTGCCTCAAAAGCAAAGTGGAGTGAGTAGGAATAGAttacagcatgagctgaaccctGAACTTCGAACTCCACCTCAGCAggatcctggacacagacaggtctctgatgGCAGAAATGGTCCACCATTCCTACCTGGAGAGTACAATTCCAAGACCTTGCCAATGCCATCCGATCATGCATCTTATCATTCCTCCAGCAGTAAATGCAATGTGAATTCACAGGAGCCAGTAAAGCTCAATCACAAAGAAATGAGACTGCCAGAGGATAAAGACCAGTCACTTGCCAGGCCAGCTGAAAGTTCACACCGGGACTGTTACAGAGAGGACACTGCACAGTTTGCCTCTGCTGCAGCTCCACCAAAACCAGAAAGGAGTCACAGTCTCCGAGGCCATAATTCAGAGACTTTAGAAAGAGATCCTGCTATCTTTTATCCCTACCAGACACTCCATAGCAAGCTGCATAGCTCAATATCTGCACTATCTCAGTATGATAATGTGGCAGATTACCATTCCATACCCCACCATCGATCAACAAGCCAGTCTACCCAAAATGCCTTCCCTCTTGTACATGGTCGAACCTATGCCACTGCACTTGGCCAGGGAGCCTTTCTAGCTAGTGAGTTATCAATGCAAAGGCCTGAGGCTAAAGTCCATGCAGAGTGA
- the ARHGAP32 gene encoding rho GTPase-activating protein 32 isoform X14: protein MKSRPSKQKLKQRGILRERVFGCDLGEHLLNSAQDAALYTAQSSLHSNSEASIQRSALNCHPRDEVLIPAVPQVLRSCTEFIEKYGIVDGIYRLSGIASNIQKLRHEFDSEQIPDLTKDVYIQDIHCVGSLCKLYFRELPNPLLTYQLYEKFSDAVSAATDEERLVKIHDVIQQLPPPHYRTLEFLMRHLSRLATYCSITNMHTKNLAIVWAPNLLRYGTVTPRSKQIESACFSGTAAFMEVRIQSVVVEFILNHVEVLFSPKLSSVIRDGAGHTSLSRPKSLLVSSPSTKLLSLEEAQARTQAQINSPVVADSKYIEVGEGPAALQGRFHTVIDFPSERKRPPPKMKKSPVGSWRSFFNLGKSSSSASMSKRKLTRNPSEPTEMKAMAMAGGRGDTGTMRSAKSEESLSSLHAADMESKLFRPRRPRSSSDALSASYNGDLRDGCNRCNSYDNLPHDQDSDGDEGLIHVPAIAMLSSRSHDDEDLSPPDIGVASLDFDPMSFQCSPPRLDREESESNMFLIDITTISSKEKVQMEAQTPASGTSSEHMSPFQERMISPFLTPNRSPSAEKIPKPPSFAEKVVQALSPKVGRKVVRSPPLTISDPVTVTVPNRVSEMFGGMQVTSGGLQSFSWNKDRATRDLAQTATSKSEGLGLLQLSVSTASESFGLMDSIVTSQWNSAGAETEDAASKVSPDPLYGICSTEQIYIDNSNHDFKISNVAGSSPSEEAELYGLQQNKSIPIVPTPPGACIMESPMDPATVTSVSIIPPPPPPKNVARMLALALAESAQQASTLKKPPYLQFMDLPLPPPPEEEPPPELPPLKPNSAPAVPPDINPAPTSSTTPSTNSSFSVTAIHYSPVRNHQPLPGQSPSAITPGLSPSSQVPGSIPPEDMPLPGPSEVNATFPTEAFTPPPPCDKPSPRPHLHQRSESFPSHPMHSTAPPAPPIRTMESRLATALHSNYNEAITASNYHSFLNTMMLPSSLEDALPRHNYSTHMKSESMLEQGACYRQPYQAQAKPDDKAEVGDSYRHAYLSSKPESTELGYRHPYPSQMEPENLNETYEAFLQHKPSVIPKTYRAETLHMQPYSSRCETPSSNSTLYGTYMAPAKSSGMPSTRTRNRPDYMGTLSPGLRNYSEDAPPYPTIRRVQSLHVPMQPPPPPVRTLPISRTEVPPDDEAAYCPRPVYQYKACQPFSPSSDYHVTQLQPYFENGRVHYRYSPYTGSTTYYSSDGTFYDMDPYSTLRLRQLHLYPSRDFASYTTRHQPKATYRSQGLAPYPRGSLREHNFISRDVPPSLPPDHPRPIHISWDMEDMDRYRLQSLKRENRTRPRSKGPVMSQYDNVTPSLVDDIAGLDVVHHRSRSDPGKTPGLLSVAESKDARYPVRTEGEERLAPPPPAYGNGHQEKPSLPQKQSGVSRNRLQHELNPELRTPPQQDPGHRQVSDGRNGPPFLPGEYNSKTLPMPSDHASYHSSSSKCNVNSQEPVKLNHKEMRLPEDKDQSLARPAESSHRDCYREDTAQFASAAAPPKPERSHSLRGHNSETLERDPAIFYPYQTLHSKLHSSISALSQYDNVADYHSIPHHRSTSQSTQNAFPLVHGRTYATALGQGAFLASELSMQRPEAKVHAE from the exons aCATGAATTTGACTCCGAGCAGATTCCAGACCTGACTAAGGATGTCTACATTCAGGACATCCATTGTGTTGGTTCCCTCTGCAAACTCTACTTCAGAGAACTGCCAAACCCCCTGTTGACCTACCAGCTCTATGAGAAATTTTCT GATGCCGTCTCTGCTGCTACAGATGAGGAGAGACTTGTGAAAATCCATGATGTCATCCAGCAGTTGCCGCCTCCTCATTACCG GACGCTGGAGTTTCTAATGCGCCACTTGTCCCGGCTTGCAACCTACTGTTCTATCACCAATATGCACACCAAGAACCTGGCGATAGTCTGGGCACCCAACCTGCTCCGGTATGGGACCGTTACTCCCCG ATCCAAGCAGATTGAGTCAGCATGTTTTAGTGGAACGGCTGCCTTTATGGAGGTGCGCATCCAGTCAGTGGTGGTGGAATTCATTTTGAACCATGTGGAGGTGTTGTTCAGCCCAAAACTCAGCTCTGTAATACGTGATGGTGCAG GTCACACATCTCTATCTCGACCCAAGTCTCTCCTGGTTTCTTCACCATCCACAAAGCTCCTTAGCCTGGAAGAAGCTCAGGCACGAACGCAAGCACAAATTAACTCTCCTGTGGTGGCCGATAGTAAATATATAGAGGTTGGAGAAGGACCAGCTGCTCTTCAGGGCAGGTTTCACACAGTGATCGACTTTCCATCTGAAAG GAAAAGACCGCCTCCTAAGATGAAAAAGTCTCCAGTGGGTAGTTGGCGGTCTTTCTTTAACCTGGGAAAGTCCTCATCGTCCGCATCCATGTCCAAGAGGAAGCTGACCCGCAATCCCAGTGAGCCCACTGAGATGAAGGCTATGGCCATGGCAG GAGGAAGAGGTGACACAGGAACAATGCGCTCAGCTAAGAGTGAAGAATCACTGAGTTCTCTACATGCTGCCGATA TGGAATCCAAGCTTTTTCGCCCCCGGCGCCCTCGCTCCAGTAGTGATGCTTTGTCTGCTTCCTATAATGGGGATCTTCGGGATGGATGCAATCGTTGTAACTCATATGACAATCTACCCCATGATCAGGACAGTGATGGCGATGAAGGTCTTATTCATGTACCTGCAATTGCAATGCTGAGCTCTCGATCCCATGATGATGAAGATCTAAGTCCTCCTGACATTGGGGTTGCAAGCTTAGACTTTGATCCAATGTCTTTCCAGTGCAGTCCACCTAGACTGGACAGGGAAGAGTCTGAGAGTAACATGTTTCTTATAGACATCACTAcaatcagtagcaaagaaaaggttCAAATGGAAGCTCAAACACCTGCTAGTGGTACCAGCTCTGAACACATGTCCCCTTTCCAGGAGCGGATGATTAGCCCATTCCTAACACCCAACCGTAGCCCCAGTGCTGAGAAAAttccaaaacctccatcttttgCTGAGAAAGTTGTCCAAGCCCTGTCACCAAAGGTGGGGCGCAAAGTAGTCCGGTCTCCACCTTTAACCATCTCAGACCCGGTCACAGTCACAGTGCCTAACCGTGTATCTGAAATGTTTGGGGGTATGCAGGTTACAAGTGGAGGTCTTCAGTCTTTCTCTTGGAATAAGGATAGGGCTACCAGAGATCTTGCACAGACAGCTACATCCAAATCAGAAGGCCTTGGACTGCTCCAGCTCTCTGTATCAACCGCATCTGAATCTTTTGGACTAATGGACTCTATAGTCACATCTCAGTGGAACAGTGCTGGAGCTGAGACAGAAGATGCAGCAAGCAAAGTTTCACCTGACCCACTGTATGGTATATGTAGCACTGAACAAATATATATTGACAACAGCAACCACGACTTTAAAATTAGCAACGTAGCTGGATCATCTCCAAGTGAAGAGGCCGAATTATATGGATTACAGCAGAACAAGTCTATCCCCATTGTGCCTACACCACCAG GAGCATGCATTATGGAATCTCCGATGGATCCAGCCACTGTCACCAGTGTATCTATCATtccccctccacctcctccaaaaAATGTTGCCCGCATGCTTGCACTAGCATTGGCTGAGTCAGCCCAACAAGCTTCTACTCTGAAGAAACCACCCTACCTCCAGTTTATGGATTTACCACTGCCTCCACCTCCAGAAGAAGAGCCACCACCTGAGCTGCCACCACTGAAACCAAATTCAGCACCAGCTGTCCCCCCTGACATTAATCCGGCACCCACTTCATCAACCACCCCCAGCACCAATTCCTCCTTCTCAGTCACTGCCATCCACTACAGCCCAGTGAGAAATCACCAGCCACTGCCAGGACAGAGTCCATCAGCCATCACTCCGGGGCTAAGCCCTTCCAGCCAG GTGCCTGGATCTATCCCTCCTGAAGATATGCCACTACCTGGGCCTAGTGAAGTGAATGCCACCTTCCCTACTGAAGCCTTCACTCCTCCACCACCTTGTGATAAGCCCAGCCCAAGGCCTCATCTTCACCAGCGTTCAGAGTCTTTTCCTTCACACCCCATGCACAGCACTGCTCCACCAGCTCCGCCTATAAGAACCATGGAGAGTCGACTGGCCACTGCCCTGCATTCAAACTATAATGAGGCAATCACAGCTAGCAATTATCACTCCTTCCTAAACACAATGATGCTGCCATCTTCCCTGGAGGATGCACTACCAAGACACAACTATTCTACTCATATGAAGTCTGAGAGCATGTTAGAGCAGGGAGCTTGTTACAGACAACCTTATCAAGCCCAAGCTAAACCAGACGACAAGGCTGAAGTAGGAGATTCTTACCGACATGCTTATCTATCTAGTAAGCCAGAGAGCACAGAGCTTGGCTACCGGCATCCATATCCTTCACAGATGGAACCAGAGAATCTCAATGAAACATATGAGGCATTTCTGCAACATAAACCATCAGTAATTCCCAAGACCTATAGAGCTGAAACTCTACACATGCAGCCATATTCCTCCCGTTGTGAAACTCCCTCATCCAATTCCACCCTTTATGGCACCTACATGGCTCCAGCCAAATCATCAGGAATGCCGTCCACCCGCACACGGAATCGTCCTGATTATATGGGAACTCTAAGTCCAGGTCTACGCAATTACTCGGAGGATGCTCCCCCCTATCCCACTATACGACGGGTGCAGTCTCTGCATGTGCCTATGCAACCTCCACCACCTCCTGTACGCACACTTCCTATTTCCAGAACTGAAGTACCACCCGATGATGAGGCTGCTTACTGTCCTCGTCCAGTGTACCAGTACAAAGCATGCCAGCCGTTCAGCCCCTCATCAGATTATCATGTTACTCAGCTGCAGCCTTACTTTGAGAATGGAAGGGTACATTATCGTTACAGTCCCTACACAGGGAGCACAACTTATTATTCTTCTGATGGCACCTTCTATGATATGGATCCTTATAGCACCTTACGTTTACGTCAGCTTCACCTCTATCCAAGCCGAGATTTTGCTTCTTATACTACAAGACACCAGCCCAAGGCCACATATCGATCACAAGGTCTGGCTCCATATCCCAGGGGAAGCCTACGAGAGCACAACTTTATCAGCCGAGATGTGCCCCCTTCATTACCTCCTGATCACCCTCGGCCCATTCACATCTCCTGGGACATGGAAGATATGGACCGTTACAGGCTACAATCCTTAAAAAGGGAGAACAGAACACGACCTAGATCTAAAGGACCAGTCATGTCTCAGTATGACAATGTCACTCCATCTCTAGTGGATGATATTGCAGGGTTGGATGTAGTTCATCACAGAAGCCGCTCTGACCCAGGAAAGACTCCTGGCCTTCTAAGTGTTGCAGAATCAAAAGATGCCCGCTATCCAGTAAGAACAGAGGGAGAAGAGAGACTTGCACCACCTCCACCAGCCTATGGTAATGGGCATCAGGAAAAACCGTCTTTGCCTCAAAAGCAAAGTGGAGTGAGTAGGAATAGAttacagcatgagctgaaccctGAACTTCGAACTCCACCTCAGCAggatcctggacacagacaggtctctgatgGCAGAAATGGTCCACCATTCCTACCTGGAGAGTACAATTCCAAGACCTTGCCAATGCCATCCGATCATGCATCTTATCATTCCTCCAGCAGTAAATGCAATGTGAATTCACAGGAGCCAGTAAAGCTCAATCACAAAGAAATGAGACTGCCAGAGGATAAAGACCAGTCACTTGCCAGGCCAGCTGAAAGTTCACACCGGGACTGTTACAGAGAGGACACTGCACAGTTTGCCTCTGCTGCAGCTCCACCAAAACCAGAAAGGAGTCACAGTCTCCGAGGCCATAATTCAGAGACTTTAGAAAGAGATCCTGCTATCTTTTATCCCTACCAGACACTCCATAGCAAGCTGCATAGCTCAATATCTGCACTATCTCAGTATGATAATGTGGCAGATTACCATTCCATACCCCACCATCGATCAACAAGCCAGTCTACCCAAAATGCCTTCCCTCTTGTACATGGTCGAACCTATGCCACTGCACTTGGCCAGGGAGCCTTTCTAGCTAGTGAGTTATCAATGCAAAGGCCTGAGGCTAAAGTCCATGCAGAGTGA